AACAATGCATTGACACTTGCAAAGACATTAGAAAAACTTCCGGGAATTACAGTAAACTACCCAGGATTAGAGAGCAGTCCGTATAAAACACTTGTCGATGAACAGTTCGGAGGACTTGGAGGTGCCATCCTCACAATCCGGGCAGGTTCCAGAGAAAATGCATTTAAATTAATTAATTCTTTAAAGTATGCCTTGATAGCCACTAATATCGGTGATTTAAGAACACTCGTCATTCATCCGGCATCGACTATTTATTTACATAGCACACAGGAAGAACAGGAACATGCAGGTGTGTATGATGATACGATCCGTATTAGTGTCGGACTTGAAGATGTCGAAGATTTGATTGAAGACTTTACACAGGCTGTAAAAAATATATAATAATCATTAGAAACAAAAAACAGGGTATTTCATTTAATTACAGGAGGATAACATGGCAGTAGATTATGCAACCTTGAAAAAGGGCGGATTTATGCGTCAGAAACAGAAAAATAATTTTTCTTTAAGACTTCGTACAGTCGGCGGACATATGAGTGCAGAGCAGCTTGCAAAAGTTGCCGAAGTGGCAGAAAAATACGGGGAAGGATATGTACATTTAACATCCAGACAGGGTGTGGAGATTCCTTTTATTAAACTAGATCAGATTGAAGAAGTAAAAAATGCATTAGCAGAAGGCGATGTTGTTCCGGGTGTATGCGGACCTCGTGTAAGAACCGTTACTGCCTGTCAAGGAGCGGCAATCTGTCAGAGCGGATGTATTGATACCTACACACTGGCAAAAGAACTGGATGAAAGATACTTTGGATATGAACTTCCGCATAAGTTTAAATTTGGTATTACAGGATGCCAGAATAACTGCTTAAAAGCAGAGGAAAATGATGTAGGAATCAAAGGTGGAATGCAGGTTGCATGGGTAGAAGATAAATGTATCCAGTGTGGTGTCTGTGTAAAAGCATGTCGAAATGAGGCAATTACTTTAGAAGATGGAAAAATCAGTATCAACACAGGAAAATGTAACTACTGTGGACGATGTGTAAAGTCTTGTCCGGTAGATGCATACGATGCACAGCCAGGATATATTGTTTCTTTCGGTGGAACATTTGGAAATCATATCAGCAAAGGCGAGACAATTATTCCATTTATCGAAAGCCACGAAAAATTATTAAAAGTATGTGATGCCGCATTAAAATTCTTTGAACAGAATGGAAAAGCAGGAGAGCGACTTAAATTCACGATTGACCGTACAGGAAAAGAGGCGTTTGAAAAAGCAATTAAGGAGGCCTATGAAAATGAGTGAAATGCATTTTGATGAACAGGTGGATATTACAGATGTTGTATGTCCTGTTACCTTTGTAAAAGCAAAAGTAGCATTAGAAGAAATGGATGAAGGACAGGTTTTAGCCGTAAAAATGAATGATGGCGAGCCAGTACAGAATGTTCCAAGAAGTATCAAAGAAGAAGGACATCAGATTTTAAAATTAAATACAAATGATGACGGAACATATACTTTATTCGTAAAGAAAGTTGGAGAATAAAGTTACATATAGGAAGTTAAAAGAATAAAACAGGAAAATCCCAAGCAGGAGAACAGTTATGGCAGAAAGATTAAATAAGGACAGCTTTCAGGAAAAGGTGTTAAATGCACCGGGACTCGCAATCGCAGACTTCTACTCTGACAGTTGTATTCCATGCAAAAAGTTATCTCCGATACTTGCAGATTTGGACGAAAAATATCCAGACGTATACATCGGAAAAGTAAATATTGTTTATGAGCAGGAACTCATCGAAGAGTACAGCGTTATGTCCTCTCCAGTACTTATTTTCTTCAAAAACGGAGAAGAGGTAGATCGAATTACAGGGGCTGTAAGTAAATATAAAATCGAAGAAGCGATTGAAAAGAATAAGTAGTAAAGCATATAACAAAAACTGATAAAAGGCAGAACAAAACATATTTATAAAATTAGATATAAAGTCATGTATAGCAATTTGCATATATTTACAAAGTGATTGTAAAGACATATATAATAAATTGAATATAAAAGTTTAAGGTAAGGCCGATATAATAAGACAGATATGATTTTAGAAATATAAAACAGACATAAATGGAGGATAGAATCGTGAAAATCACAGTTGCCGGAAAAGTAAAAGAATATGAAGACGGATTAAATGTCACACAGCTTATTGAAAAGGAAAATGTAGAGACACCGGAATACGTTACCGTGTCTGTAAATGATGAATTCATTGAAAAAGCAGATTTTGACAAAGCTTTAAAAGATGGTGACGAAGTTGAATTCCTGTATTTCATGGGAGGTGGAAGATAATGCTATCAAACGAGCAGCTTGAACGCTACTCCCGTCATATTATCCTGAAGGAAGTTGGCGCAAAAGGACAGAAGAAATTATTAAATGCCAAAGTCTTAATTATCGGAGCCGGTGGACTTGGCGCACCAGCCGCAATGTATTTAGCAGCAGCCGGTGTTGGAACAATCGGAATCGCAGATGCAGACGAAGTAGATTTATCTAACTTACAAAGACAGATCATTCATTCAACACAGGACGTAGGTAAGGCAAAAGTACAGTCTGCAAAAGAAACAATGGAAGCCATTAATCCAGATGTAAAAGTAATTACATATCGTACATTCGTTGATTCAGAATCCATCATGGACTTAATCAAAGACTATGATTTTATCATCGATGGAACAGACAATTTCCCTGCAAAATTCCTGATTAACGATGCCTGCGTAATGGCAAAGAAACCATTTTCCCATGCCGGAATCATTCGTTTCAAAGGTCAGCTCATGACTTACGTGCCGGGAGAAGGTCCATGTTATCGTTGTGTATTCAAAAATCCGCTGCCAAAGGATGCAGTACCAACCTGTAAACAGGCCGGTGTGATCGGTGCAATGGGTGGAGTGATCGGAAGTCTTCAGGCAATGGAAGCAATCAAATACATTCTTGGAGTTGGAGACTTACTGACAGGATATCTCTTAACTTATGATGCATTAAAGATGGAATTTAGAAAGATTAAACTTCCATCACATACAAAAGATTGCGCTGTATGTGGTGAACATCCGACAATCACAGAGCTTATCGATTATGAACAGACAGAATGTGAGGGAATCTAATCATGCAGGTAAAGCTTAAAAAAGAAGACTTTCAGGCAATGGCAGCCCATGCCATTGCCCACCTGCCGGAAGAAGCCTGCGGACTCATCGCCGGCGAAAAATCCGACACAGAACGAGTAATAAAAAAAGTATATTACCTTACAAATATTGACCATACAAATGAACATTTCTCTTTAGATCCAAAAGAGCAGCTTGCAGCGATCAAAGACATGAGAAAGAACGGCTTAGAACCACTTGGAAACTGGCACTCCCATCCAGAAACACCAGCAAGACCGTCACAGGAAGATATCCGCCTTGCCTTTGATTCTGAAGCAAGTTATCTTATTATGTCCCTGATGGATCAGGAAAATCCTGTAATCCATGCTTTCCGAGTAAGAGAGGGACAGGTATCTAAGGATGAGATTGTAACTATTTAATTCATTTAGAGAAAACAGACGAAAAAAGAAATACTGCCCTATCCCATCTGCTCTGTAGTCGCTGGGTTTAAGATGCTCATCCGCATCTTAAACCCACTCCGAAGCCGCATCTGGGATAGGGCAGTATTTCTTTTTTCTGTGTTTTGGCTCCAGAAGGAATGAATACAATCGTCTTTGGGAGAGAGAAGGGGGAGAGGTCAGAAGACTACTGCTTGTTCGGAAGATGTATCGTCAGATTCATTAGGAGAAAACAGACGAAAAAAAGAAACAATGTCATATCCCATCTGCTCTGTAATCGCTGTGTTTAAGATGCTCATCCGCATCTTAAACACGCTCCGAAGCCGCATCTGGGATAGGGCAGTATTTCTTTTTATTTTCGTCTGTTTCCTCAAATGAATCAAATAGTAAAAAAGTTCTTTACTTTTTATGTGATTTTGGATACATTATTAATAGAGATACCATCTTAACCTATCTATCTTAAGTTAAGTATTGCGGCATTATAAGATAGAAGTATTGTTAAGTAAGAAAAAATTGGAGGAGGAATATTTGAATGAGGGCATTATCAGAAAAACGCCTCAGTGATTACATGGCACAACAGATTGCTGATGAGATTCTTTCCGGTCGGATTGCTGGAGGGACGCAGTTAAAGCAGGAAGAACTGGCAGAAATGTTTGGAACTTCGAGAATTCCAATCAGAGAAGCATTTCAGGTATTAGAGGGACAGGGGCTGATTGTCCGTCTGGCTACAAGAAGAATTTATGCAGTAGAATTATCGGAAGAGCAGATTCAGATTATTTATGAAATGATAGGGGATATTTTAAAGAAAGCGGTAAAGAATTTGGAGAATGAAGATAAAGTAAAAGAAGCAATAATGATTCTTTCTTCATCTTTATCTACATCGAAACGTTTTGATGAGGTAGTATTAGAATGTACGGATAATGCCTATTTTTCTAAATTGCTCTATACTGCTTCGGAGTGCTATATTCGTTTTGCCGTATCCTGTGGAGCCAATGAGCAGGAAAGCAAATGCAGAGAAGAGATGAAACAGATTATTTTAGAAGAAAATGGTGCGAATCTCGACAGTATTTCTGGAAGAAAGAAAATATTCAAAAAAATAGATGCATGGATGAAGGCGCTTGCAGATAACGTAAATGCAGAGAGGGGAAAGAATAAATGATGGGATTAAGACCAATTAAGATGCCGTCAGCAAAAGAGCGAGTAGCGGCAGAACTTAGAAAGGCGATATTGTCAAGGCAGATGAAAGAAGGCGAAGTGCTTTCACTTGAAAGCGTGGCATCGCAGCTTAATGTATCTGCGATGCCGGTAAGAGAAGCTTTTCAGATTCTTGCCCGCGATGGATTGATTCAGCTTCGGAAAAATAAAGCAGCAGTTGTTCTTGGTGTAACAGAAACTTATATTAAAGAACATTATCAGCTTCGTGCAATCTTAGAGGGAGCGGCAGCTCGCCTTTGTGCAGCACCAGAAACAGATATTTCGGAACTTGAAGAAATATATCAAGATTCCTGTAAGGTATTAGAGAATAAAGACTTTTCACGCTACACAGATATTAATAGGGAATTTCATAATGAAATCTGGACAGCTGCAGGAAATGGAAAAATGAAAAACATGATCTCCGAACTTTGGAATGGACTTTCTATGGGTAATATGGTTTCTGAAGAAGACTATGCCAAAGTTTCTGTAAAAGAACATGGAGAAATTTTAGAAGCAATCAAAGCACATGATGGAGATGCAGCAGAAGCAGCTATGAAGGAACATATAATGCGAAGCAGAGATGATATGCTGACTTATTATAATTAGTTTGCCACAGGCAAGTAGACAGCTCCCTGAAAGATAAATAGACCACAAATATGGTCTATTTATCTTTCAGGGAGCTGTCTTTGACTGGTTTGGGAGGCTAATTATATTTCAATCCTACAAATCTATTTAGTGAATTAACTTAGAAACTTGAAACTTCTGGATAATCATAACTATTTTTGTAACTATATTCAGGAGAGCAGTCAATATTTCCATTATTCCATGTAATAACGCCATATTCTATTACCGGATTTTTGAAAATCTTATCATCTTTTAATGGTTCATATACTGGTCCTGTTAATATAGTGGCATCAAATAACTTTGTTTCGCCGTTAGAAAATGTAATTAACATTATCATGTCATCTAAGGGTTTTACTTTTGTTATTTCCAGACTTTCTGTTGGTTCTCCAGCATATACAATTCCGTCCATAATATACATATGGTTTCTTCTCCAATCTTTTAGATTATATTTTTATTTGTATAAATATTATATCAGTTCTTTATTCGGCAATACAAGCATTAACTAAGATATTTTCTTCAGTGCATTCTGCACAAAAAAATAGTCACAACTTTATTGTATTTGCCGAAATGATGCAAAAGGAGCAAAAAACAGTTGACTTTTTCTCAATAAAGGTATATCTTGAAATCAGGATTTGGATACAAAATCAAATATCAAAAATCATAAATCAGAAATGTAAAAGCAAAACATCAAGTAAAGAAATTGGGATTTTCATTTGCTGGGTATGGGAGGCTGGAAAGGGTAAGAGGATTTATGATAAAAGCAAAACGTAAGACGAATCTAACAAATGAGGAGGTAAAGAGATGAGTCAGATAACAATCACGTTACTTTTCTTGCTGTTCGCGATTGTCATGTTTATGTGGGAGAAGATTCCACTGGGACTGACATCCATGATTGTATGTGTCGGACTGGTAGTTACCGGTGTACTTGAATGGCAGACAGCGTTCGCAGGATTTATCGACAGCAACGTTATCTTGTTTGTAGCAATGTTTATCGTAGGAGGGGCATTGTTTGAAACAGGAATGGCCAACAAGATTGGCGGAATTGTTACTCATTTTGCAAAGACAGAAAGACAGCTTATCGTAGCTATCATGGTTATCGTAGGTGTGATGAGTGGATTTCTTTCAAACACAGGAACAGCAGCAATCCTGATTCCAGTAGTTATCGGAATCGCAGCGAAGTCAGGGTATTCCCGTTCAAGACTGTTAATGCCTTTGGTTTTTGCAGCAGCGATGGGAGGTAACCTCACATTGATTGGTGCTCCTGGAAATATGATTGCGCAGTCAGGTATGGAAGGAATTGGTCTTAAGTTTGGATTCTTTGATTATGCCAAAGTTGGTGTTCCGATTTTAATTGTAGGAATTATTTACTTTGCATTTATCGGATACAAGTTTCTTCCGAATAAAGAAGGAAGCGACGAAGGAATCTTTGATGAGTCAAAGGATTTTAGCCATGTACCAAAGTGGAAACAGTACCTTTCCTTAGTAATTCTGCTACTCACCTTAGTAGGAATGATATTTGAGGAACAGCTTGGTATCAAGCTTTGTGTCATCGGATGTATTGGAGCGTTAGCTTTAATGGTTACAGGAGTAATCAGTGAGAAAGATGCACTGGCATCTATTGATTTAAAAACAATTTTCCTTTTTGGAGGAACGCTTTCTTTAGCAGCTGCATTAGAGCAAACAGGAGCAGGAGAACTTATTGCAGAAAAGGTAATCGGAATGCTTGGCGATAACCCATCTCCATATGTACTTACATTTGTAATCTTTATGCTCTGCTGTGTAATGACGAACTTCATGTCCAACACAGCGACAACAGCCCTGATGGTTCCAATTGGAATTTCCATTGCACAGGGAATGGGTGCAGATCCAAGTGCCGTATTGATGGCATGTGTCATTGGTGGTTCCTGTGCATATGCAACACCAATCGGAATGCCGGCTAACACAATGGTTGTAACAGCAGGTGGCTATACATTTAAAGATTATGCCAAAGCTGGTGTGCCAATGATTTTAGTGGCAACGGTAGTAAGTATGATACTTCTTCCGATTTTCTATCCATTTTTCCCAGGATAGAGAGTCGGTTAAGCAGGCCGGGTTGCTCCGGCCGAATAAATTAAAGCAGAACTTATTAATGAAAATGTATACGGTTAATCTTTCATTCATTCACATATTTAAATCCCGCTGACCGTCGGGTAAATTAACAGGAGGATTTCTAAATGTCTAAAGAAGAACAGGTAACACAACTTACGGAACATATGGCTAAGTTTATTGCTCATGTTGCAAAGAAACTTCCAGATGATGTTATTGCAAAACTGGAGGAGCTTCGTGATAAAGAAGACAGCCCTCTTTCCAAAACAATCTATGATACTATGTTTAAAAATCAGGAACTGGCGGTAAAGCTGAATCGTCCAAGTTGTCAGGATACCGGAGTATTACAGTTCTGGGTAAAATGTGGTACAAAGTTCCCATTAATCGGAGAGCTTGAAGCACTATTAAAAGATGCTGTTGTAAAAGCAACATTTGAAGCACCACTTCGTCATAACAGTGTAGAAACATTTGATGAGTACAATACAGGTAAGAATGTTGGAAAAGGAACACCAACTGTATTCTGGGACATCGTTCCTGACTCAGACGAATGTGAAATTTACACATACATGGCTGGTGGCGGATGCACCCTTCCAGGAAAAGCAATGGTTCTTATGCCAGGTGAAGGATACGAAGGAGTAACAAAGTTCGTTATGGATGTTATGACAACATACGGATTAAATGCCTGTCCTCCATTATTAGTAGGTGTAGGTGTAGCAACTTCTGTAGAAACAGCAGCCCTTCTTTCTAAAAAGGCTTTAATGCGTCCAATCGGTTCTCACAATGATAATGAGAGAGCAGCTAAGATGGAAGCATTATTAGAAGACGGAATTAATGCTATCGGATTAGGACCTCAGGGTATGGGTGGAAAATACTCCGTAATGGGAGTAAATATCGAAAATACAGCCCGTCATCCATCCGCAATCGGTGTAGCCGTAAACGTAGGATGCTGGAGTCACAGAAGAGGACACATTGTATTTGACAAGGATTTAAATTATAAAATTACAACACATACGGGGGTAGAGTTATAATGGTAGAAGTAAAAGATGGAAAAAAGATTTTAACAACACCAATTTCAGCAGAAGATTTAAAAGGCATTAAAATCGGAGATATCATTTATTTAAATGGAAGCATGACAACCTGTCGTGATGTAGCTCACCGTCGTTTAGTAGAAGAAGGAAGAGAACTTCCTGTAGATGTAAGAAATAATGCTATTTTCCATGCAGGACCAATTATCCGTCCTTTAGAAAATGATAAGTTTCAGATGGTATCCGTAGGACCAACAACCAGTATGCGTATGGAAAAATTTGAATATGAATTCGTGAAAGAAACTGGTGTACGTGTGATCATCGGAAAAGGTGGTATGAAAGAAAATACAGAACGTGCCTGCAAAGACTTTGGAGCAATCCACTGTGTATTCCCAGCAGGAAACGCTGTAGTAGCCGCAACAGAAGTAGAAGAAATCGTAAGAGC
This Anaerobutyricum hallii DNA region includes the following protein-coding sequences:
- a CDS encoding M67 family metallopeptidase, translated to MQVKLKKEDFQAMAAHAIAHLPEEACGLIAGEKSDTERVIKKVYYLTNIDHTNEHFSLDPKEQLAAIKDMRKNGLEPLGNWHSHPETPARPSQEDIRLAFDSEASYLIMSLMDQENPVIHAFRVREGQVSKDEIVTI
- a CDS encoding thioredoxin family protein; this encodes MAERLNKDSFQEKVLNAPGLAIADFYSDSCIPCKKLSPILADLDEKYPDVYIGKVNIVYEQELIEEYSVMSSPVLIFFKNGEEVDRITGAVSKYKIEEAIEKNK
- a CDS encoding SLC13 family permease, with the protein product MSQITITLLFLLFAIVMFMWEKIPLGLTSMIVCVGLVVTGVLEWQTAFAGFIDSNVILFVAMFIVGGALFETGMANKIGGIVTHFAKTERQLIVAIMVIVGVMSGFLSNTGTAAILIPVVIGIAAKSGYSRSRLLMPLVFAAAMGGNLTLIGAPGNMIAQSGMEGIGLKFGFFDYAKVGVPILIVGIIYFAFIGYKFLPNKEGSDEGIFDESKDFSHVPKWKQYLSLVILLLTLVGMIFEEQLGIKLCVIGCIGALALMVTGVISEKDALASIDLKTIFLFGGTLSLAAALEQTGAGELIAEKVIGMLGDNPSPYVLTFVIFMLCCVMTNFMSNTATTALMVPIGISIAQGMGADPSAVLMACVIGGSCAYATPIGMPANTMVVTAGGYTFKDYAKAGVPMILVATVVSMILLPIFYPFFPG
- a CDS encoding DUF2442 domain-containing protein, whose product is MYIMDGIVYAGEPTESLEITKVKPLDDMIMLITFSNGETKLFDATILTGPVYEPLKDDKIFKNPVIEYGVITWNNGNIDCSPEYSYKNSYDYPEVSSF
- a CDS encoding 4Fe-4S binding protein, with amino-acid sequence MAVDYATLKKGGFMRQKQKNNFSLRLRTVGGHMSAEQLAKVAEVAEKYGEGYVHLTSRQGVEIPFIKLDQIEEVKNALAEGDVVPGVCGPRVRTVTACQGAAICQSGCIDTYTLAKELDERYFGYELPHKFKFGITGCQNNCLKAEENDVGIKGGMQVAWVEDKCIQCGVCVKACRNEAITLEDGKISINTGKCNYCGRCVKSCPVDAYDAQPGYIVSFGGTFGNHISKGETIIPFIESHEKLLKVCDAALKFFEQNGKAGERLKFTIDRTGKEAFEKAIKEAYENE
- a CDS encoding sulfurtransferase TusA family protein, with the protein product MSEMHFDEQVDITDVVCPVTFVKAKVALEEMDEGQVLAVKMNDGEPVQNVPRSIKEEGHQILKLNTNDDGTYTLFVKKVGE
- a CDS encoding GntR family transcriptional regulator, which produces MMGLRPIKMPSAKERVAAELRKAILSRQMKEGEVLSLESVASQLNVSAMPVREAFQILARDGLIQLRKNKAAVVLGVTETYIKEHYQLRAILEGAAARLCAAPETDISELEEIYQDSCKVLENKDFSRYTDINREFHNEIWTAAGNGKMKNMISELWNGLSMGNMVSEEDYAKVSVKEHGEILEAIKAHDGDAAEAAMKEHIMRSRDDMLTYYN
- the ttdA gene encoding L(+)-tartrate dehydratase subunit alpha, with product MSKEEQVTQLTEHMAKFIAHVAKKLPDDVIAKLEELRDKEDSPLSKTIYDTMFKNQELAVKLNRPSCQDTGVLQFWVKCGTKFPLIGELEALLKDAVVKATFEAPLRHNSVETFDEYNTGKNVGKGTPTVFWDIVPDSDECEIYTYMAGGGCTLPGKAMVLMPGEGYEGVTKFVMDVMTTYGLNACPPLLVGVGVATSVETAALLSKKALMRPIGSHNDNERAAKMEALLEDGINAIGLGPQGMGGKYSVMGVNIENTARHPSAIGVAVNVGCWSHRRGHIVFDKDLNYKITTHTGVEL
- the ttdB gene encoding L(+)-tartrate dehydratase subunit beta codes for the protein MVEVKDGKKILTTPISAEDLKGIKIGDIIYLNGSMTTCRDVAHRRLVEEGRELPVDVRNNAIFHAGPIIRPLENDKFQMVSVGPTTSMRMEKFEYEFVKETGVRVIIGKGGMKENTERACKDFGAIHCVFPAGNAVVAATEVEEIVRAEWRDLGMPETLWNCRVKEFGPLIVSIDPEGNNFFEQQKVEYNKRKDEQIEKISAQVGFIK
- a CDS encoding HesA/MoeB/ThiF family protein, with translation MMLSNEQLERYSRHIILKEVGAKGQKKLLNAKVLIIGAGGLGAPAAMYLAAAGVGTIGIADADEVDLSNLQRQIIHSTQDVGKAKVQSAKETMEAINPDVKVITYRTFVDSESIMDLIKDYDFIIDGTDNFPAKFLINDACVMAKKPFSHAGIIRFKGQLMTYVPGEGPCYRCVFKNPLPKDAVPTCKQAGVIGAMGGVIGSLQAMEAIKYILGVGDLLTGYLLTYDALKMEFRKIKLPSHTKDCAVCGEHPTITELIDYEQTECEGI
- the thiS gene encoding sulfur carrier protein ThiS — protein: MKITVAGKVKEYEDGLNVTQLIEKENVETPEYVTVSVNDEFIEKADFDKALKDGDEVEFLYFMGGGR
- a CDS encoding GntR family transcriptional regulator; this encodes MRALSEKRLSDYMAQQIADEILSGRIAGGTQLKQEELAEMFGTSRIPIREAFQVLEGQGLIVRLATRRIYAVELSEEQIQIIYEMIGDILKKAVKNLENEDKVKEAIMILSSSLSTSKRFDEVVLECTDNAYFSKLLYTASECYIRFAVSCGANEQESKCREEMKQIILEENGANLDSISGRKKIFKKIDAWMKALADNVNAERGKNK